A single genomic interval of Arthrobacter methylotrophus harbors:
- a CDS encoding phosphatidate cytidylyltransferase translates to MSEAEPAPARGIPTRARRQRGNPTPKAGRNLPAAIGVGLAMLVAVLGGLLFLPLGFVLLTTAFAVLGVWEIFRALEGQGTRMPIVPVLVGTVAMPLAAYFGGPESLLFAMVLSSTAVLLWRSLESAAGAPRSVFAGIFTLAWVPFLISFAVLPLHAGGGATTAGPWPGGQVPAGAWQIAVMFLLVVSNDTFGYLVGALFGKHPMAPKISPKKTWEGFGGSVGGAVVIGVLASIFVLGRPWWVGVVLAVGMVAAATAGDLAESMVKRELGVKDMSSILPGHGGVMDRLDSIVFAAPTAFILFALLSGA, encoded by the coding sequence ATGAGCGAGGCTGAGCCGGCGCCCGCGCGGGGAATTCCCACACGCGCCAGGCGCCAACGCGGCAACCCGACGCCCAAGGCCGGCCGGAATCTTCCGGCCGCTATCGGCGTCGGGCTTGCCATGCTCGTTGCGGTTCTCGGGGGGCTTCTGTTCCTGCCGTTGGGCTTCGTTCTCTTGACCACGGCCTTCGCGGTGCTCGGTGTGTGGGAGATTTTCCGGGCTCTGGAAGGCCAAGGAACGCGGATGCCGATTGTCCCCGTGCTGGTTGGCACGGTGGCCATGCCGTTGGCAGCCTACTTCGGCGGTCCCGAAAGCCTGCTTTTTGCGATGGTGCTCAGCAGCACGGCCGTCCTGCTGTGGCGCTCGCTTGAAAGCGCCGCCGGCGCGCCCCGCAGCGTCTTCGCGGGAATTTTCACTCTTGCCTGGGTCCCCTTCCTGATCAGCTTCGCCGTCTTGCCCCTCCACGCGGGCGGGGGAGCGACGACGGCGGGTCCCTGGCCCGGTGGACAAGTTCCGGCAGGCGCCTGGCAGATTGCCGTGATGTTCTTGCTGGTGGTATCCAACGACACTTTTGGTTATCTCGTAGGCGCATTGTTCGGCAAGCACCCGATGGCTCCCAAGATCAGCCCCAAGAAGACCTGGGAGGGTTTCGGAGGCTCGGTGGGCGGAGCCGTGGTCATCGGTGTCCTTGCCAGCATCTTCGTCCTGGGTCGGCCGTGGTGGGTTGGCGTGGTTCTTGCCGTTGGGATGGTCGCGGCGGCCACCGCCGGCGACCTCGCTGAATCCATGGTCAAGCGGGAGCTTGGCGTCAAGGACATGAGCAGCATCCTCCCCGGGCATGGCGGGGTCATGGACCGCCTAGACTCGATCGTCTTCGCGGCTCCCACAGCATTTATTCTTTTCGCGCTGTTGAGCGGCGCCTGA
- the pdhA gene encoding pyruvate dehydrogenase (acetyl-transferring) E1 component subunit alpha → MLTDEVGQDAYKAPNPGISAENPRRTGGNLVQLISPEGERISHPEFDLWVSDVTDEQLCSLYEDMTVIRRIDAEATALQRQGELALWPPLLGQEASQIGSGRALRDDDFVFPSYRDNGVAYCRGVEATDLVRAWRGNASSGWDPYRHNIATQQIIIGSQSLHATGYAMGIQHDGADSVAVAYFGDGATSEGDVNEAMVFAASFQVPVVFICQNNHWAISEPVRIQSHIQIADRASGFGIPSMRVDGNDVLAVLAVTRIALDRARKGGGPTFIEAVTYRMGPHTTADDPTRYRDANELEDWAAKDPIARLQTLLRNKGLLTEEVEAKTQAKADEVARELRAGVINMPDPAPLDLFNHVYSTPNSWIERQKDHYSRYLESFSGSTQEGAL, encoded by the coding sequence GTGTTGACGGACGAAGTCGGCCAGGACGCCTACAAGGCTCCGAATCCCGGAATCAGTGCAGAAAACCCTCGTCGGACCGGCGGGAACCTGGTCCAACTGATTTCCCCAGAGGGGGAACGCATCAGCCACCCGGAGTTTGATCTCTGGGTCAGTGATGTCACGGACGAGCAACTGTGCTCGCTGTATGAGGACATGACGGTCATCCGCCGCATCGACGCCGAGGCCACGGCCTTGCAGCGTCAGGGGGAGTTGGCCTTGTGGCCGCCACTGCTGGGCCAGGAAGCATCGCAGATCGGTTCGGGCAGGGCCCTCCGGGATGACGACTTCGTCTTCCCCAGCTATCGGGACAACGGCGTGGCCTACTGCCGCGGTGTCGAGGCAACGGACCTGGTCCGTGCCTGGCGAGGTAACGCTTCCTCCGGCTGGGACCCGTACCGCCACAACATCGCCACCCAGCAAATCATCATCGGCTCGCAGTCATTGCACGCGACCGGCTACGCCATGGGCATCCAGCACGATGGCGCCGACTCCGTTGCGGTTGCGTACTTCGGTGATGGCGCCACGAGCGAGGGCGACGTCAACGAGGCGATGGTCTTCGCCGCAAGCTTCCAAGTGCCCGTGGTCTTCATTTGCCAGAACAACCACTGGGCCATCTCCGAACCCGTCCGGATCCAGTCCCACATCCAGATCGCCGATCGTGCCTCGGGCTTTGGAATCCCCAGCATGCGTGTCGACGGAAACGACGTCCTGGCCGTCTTGGCGGTCACCCGCATTGCACTGGACCGGGCGCGCAAGGGCGGCGGGCCAACCTTCATCGAAGCGGTGACCTATCGCATGGGCCCGCACACGACGGCGGACGATCCCACCCGCTACCGCGACGCCAACGAGCTTGAAGACTGGGCGGCCAAGGATCCGATTGCCCGCCTCCAGACGCTCCTTCGCAACAAAGGACTGCTGACGGAAGAGGTCGAAGCCAAGACCCAGGCCAAAGCCGACGAGGTGGCGAGGGAGCTGCGGGCAGGCGTCATCAACATGCCGGATCCTGCCCCGCTAGACCTTTTCAACCACGTCTACAGCACGCCCAACTCCTGGATCGAACGCCAGAAGGACCACTACTCCCGATATCTGGAAAGCTTCAGCGGATCCACCCAGGAAGGGGCACTCTGA
- a CDS encoding alpha-ketoacid dehydrogenase subunit beta produces MSKLTFARAINAGLRKALENDPKVVLMGEDIGSLGGVFRVTDGLQKDFGKHRVVDTPLAESAIIGTAVGLAYRGYRPVCEIQFDGFIYPAFDQIVSQVAKMHYRTQGRVKMPITIRVPFGGGIGSPEHHSESPEAYFTHTSGLRVISVSNPQDAYTMIQQAIASDDPVLYFEPKRRYHDKGEVDETADLLTALPMEKARVVTTGSDVTLVTYGPLVKTAGDAAMAAADEGISVEVIDLRSLAPIDFPVVEASVRKTGRLVITHEAAQSGGLGAEIAASITERCFNYLESAPVRITGFDIPYPYSKLEMHHLPDLDRILDGVDRALGRGNSLSGLEG; encoded by the coding sequence ATGAGCAAGCTGACATTCGCCCGCGCCATCAACGCCGGCCTGCGCAAGGCCCTCGAAAACGATCCCAAAGTTGTCCTCATGGGTGAAGACATCGGCTCACTCGGTGGCGTTTTCCGCGTGACCGACGGCCTCCAGAAGGACTTCGGGAAACACCGCGTAGTTGACACCCCCTTGGCCGAATCCGCGATCATCGGGACCGCCGTCGGCCTGGCCTACCGTGGTTATCGTCCGGTGTGCGAAATCCAATTCGACGGCTTCATCTACCCGGCGTTCGACCAGATCGTCAGCCAGGTTGCGAAGATGCACTACCGGACCCAGGGCCGCGTCAAGATGCCGATCACCATCCGCGTTCCTTTCGGCGGGGGAATCGGTTCACCGGAGCATCACTCCGAATCCCCGGAGGCCTACTTCACCCACACCTCGGGATTGCGCGTCATCAGCGTCTCTAATCCGCAGGACGCCTACACCATGATCCAGCAAGCCATCGCCTCGGACGATCCCGTGCTGTATTTCGAGCCCAAGCGCCGCTACCACGACAAGGGTGAAGTCGATGAGACCGCGGATCTTTTGACGGCACTTCCCATGGAAAAGGCCAGGGTGGTCACCACCGGAAGCGATGTCACGCTGGTGACGTACGGCCCGCTCGTGAAAACCGCGGGCGACGCCGCCATGGCTGCCGCCGATGAAGGCATCTCCGTGGAGGTTATCGACCTGCGCTCCCTCGCGCCGATCGACTTCCCGGTAGTGGAAGCCTCCGTCCGTAAGACCGGCAGGCTGGTCATCACCCATGAGGCTGCACAGTCAGGCGGTCTTGGAGCGGAAATCGCCGCCAGCATCACCGAACGCTGCTTCAACTACCTTGAATCGGCGCCGGTCCGGATCACCGGATTCGACATTCCGTACCCGTACTCAAAGCTCGAAATGCACCATCTGCCGGATCTGGACAGGATTCTTGACGGCGTGGACCGGGCTCTTGGCCGCGGCAACTCCCTGAGCGGCCTGGAAGGATGA
- a CDS encoding DUF4383 domain-containing protein → MRTSPNRLIATVFGAVYLLVGVIGFFVASGIGFFATEGANLIIFAVNPLHNIIHLAIGAALLYAGMNSAALSKAVNSTVGGVYLLVGILGLFLVGSALNIIALNGADNVLHLASAVVLLGVGLSQDKVPANTARAHV, encoded by the coding sequence ATGCGCACTTCGCCCAACCGCCTGATCGCCACCGTCTTTGGAGCCGTCTACCTGCTCGTGGGTGTCATTGGATTCTTCGTCGCCTCGGGAATCGGATTCTTCGCTACCGAGGGTGCCAATCTGATCATCTTTGCGGTAAATCCCCTGCACAACATCATCCACCTCGCCATCGGCGCAGCTTTGCTGTATGCCGGGATGAACAGCGCCGCCCTGTCCAAGGCCGTGAACTCGACCGTGGGCGGCGTCTACCTGCTGGTTGGTATCCTCGGGCTGTTCCTCGTCGGCTCGGCCCTGAATATCATTGCCCTTAACGGCGCAGACAACGTGCTGCACCTGGCCAGCGCAGTGGTGCTGCTCGGCGTCGGCCTCTCGCAGGACAAGGTTCCGGCAAACACCGCCAGGGCCCACGTCTAG
- the rpsB gene encoding 30S ribosomal protein S2, producing the protein MPVVTMRQLLDSGVHFGHQTRRWNPKMKRFIFTERNGIYIIDLQQSLSYIDRAFEFVKATVAHGGTVLFVGTKKQAQEAIAEQATRVGQPYVNQRWLGGMLTNFQTVAKRIQRMKELEEINFEDVAGSGYTKKELLLLKRELTKLETNLGGIRNLTKAPSVLWVVDTKKEHLAVDEAKKLNIPVVAILDTNCDPDEVDFPIPGNDDAIRSVNLLTRVVADAVAEGLIARNQRATGAAEAPEEPLAEWERELLEGSKAEAPAAEAAEAPAAEAPAAAEAPAGEAEADK; encoded by the coding sequence ATGCCCGTCGTAACTATGCGCCAGCTGCTTGACAGCGGCGTCCACTTTGGACACCAGACCCGTCGTTGGAACCCGAAGATGAAGCGATTCATCTTCACGGAGCGCAACGGCATCTACATCATCGACCTTCAACAGTCGCTGTCCTACATCGACCGTGCTTTCGAGTTCGTCAAGGCTACCGTCGCCCACGGCGGCACCGTCCTGTTCGTCGGCACCAAGAAGCAGGCTCAGGAAGCAATTGCTGAGCAGGCTACCCGAGTCGGCCAGCCGTACGTCAACCAGCGCTGGTTGGGCGGTATGCTCACCAACTTCCAGACCGTTGCCAAGCGCATTCAGCGCATGAAGGAACTCGAAGAAATCAACTTCGAGGACGTTGCGGGCTCCGGTTACACCAAGAAGGAGCTCCTGCTCCTCAAGCGTGAACTCACAAAGCTGGAAACCAACCTCGGTGGTATCCGTAACCTGACCAAGGCTCCTTCCGTTCTGTGGGTTGTCGACACAAAGAAGGAACACCTTGCTGTTGACGAAGCCAAGAAGCTGAACATCCCGGTTGTTGCCATCCTGGACACCAACTGCGATCCGGACGAAGTTGATTTCCCGATCCCGGGCAACGACGACGCCATCCGCTCCGTCAACCTGCTGACCCGCGTGGTTGCCGACGCTGTTGCTGAGGGCCTCATCGCTCGTAACCAGCGCGCAACCGGGGCTGCAGAGGCACCGGAAGAGCCGCTGGCTGAGTGGGAGCGCGAGCTCCTCGAAGGCAGCAAGGCCGAAGCCCCGGCTGCCGAGGCTGCTGAAGCCCCGGCCGCCGAAGCTCCGGCTGCTGCTGAAGCACCGGCCGGCGAAGCCGAAGCAGACAAGTAA
- a CDS encoding dihydrolipoamide acetyltransferase family protein translates to MSATMIKEFRLPDLGEGLTESEILSWKVAVGDTVTLNQVIAEVETAKAVVELPSPFAGTVAALHEQAGSVVEVGKPIVSFEVDDAGDSPSGGSDAGTPGASDSEGASDFEKALAKREPNLVGYGAVVEKSGRPARRQRNFDGGVTEHEPVNEPLAEQPVQVPVAVPSEPTAEQERPRSTPPVRKLARDLGIDLEMVKGTGSGGLITRSDVQEFAAVDQRQVSVSAVTPAPAPIYAGVPGERETRTPIKGVRKFTAAAMVQSAFTAPHVTEFLTVDVTPTMELLTRLKTSREFAGYKLTPLTLAAKAVLISLRRNPSLNSRWDDAAQEIVQFNYVNLGIAAATPRGLTVPNIKDADKMTLLELSTALSELTDTARSGRTSPADLAGGTISITNIGVFGIDAGTPILNPGEAAIVALGSVRKAPWVHNDELAVRQVMSLSLAFDHRLVDGEQGSKFLADLGAILSDPAAVMTMI, encoded by the coding sequence ATGAGCGCCACCATGATCAAGGAATTCAGGCTTCCTGACCTCGGCGAAGGACTCACAGAGTCGGAAATTCTGAGCTGGAAGGTTGCGGTGGGGGATACCGTGACCTTGAACCAGGTCATTGCCGAGGTCGAGACGGCCAAGGCCGTGGTGGAGTTGCCCTCACCCTTCGCCGGAACCGTTGCGGCCTTACACGAACAAGCCGGTTCGGTGGTAGAGGTCGGCAAGCCAATCGTTTCCTTTGAAGTCGACGACGCCGGTGACTCACCTTCCGGTGGTTCCGATGCCGGCACTCCCGGGGCGTCCGACTCCGAAGGGGCGTCCGACTTTGAAAAGGCCTTGGCCAAGCGTGAGCCAAACCTGGTGGGTTACGGAGCCGTCGTCGAAAAGTCCGGACGCCCGGCCCGGCGCCAACGGAACTTTGACGGAGGCGTGACCGAACACGAGCCCGTGAACGAACCGCTCGCCGAGCAGCCTGTCCAAGTGCCAGTGGCTGTTCCAAGCGAGCCGACGGCGGAACAGGAACGTCCGCGATCCACGCCTCCGGTCCGCAAACTGGCAAGGGACCTCGGAATTGACCTTGAGATGGTCAAGGGGACCGGGTCGGGAGGGCTCATCACCCGTTCCGATGTCCAGGAGTTCGCCGCTGTGGACCAGAGGCAAGTCTCTGTGTCTGCGGTCACCCCGGCGCCCGCCCCGATCTACGCGGGCGTGCCCGGTGAACGCGAGACCCGTACTCCCATCAAGGGAGTCCGCAAGTTCACGGCCGCTGCCATGGTGCAGAGTGCGTTCACGGCGCCGCATGTGACGGAGTTCCTGACTGTCGATGTCACGCCCACTATGGAGCTCCTGACGAGGCTGAAGACCAGCCGGGAGTTCGCCGGTTACAAGCTCACGCCGTTGACGCTCGCGGCCAAGGCAGTCCTGATTTCCCTGCGCAGGAACCCGAGCCTGAACTCGCGATGGGACGACGCAGCACAGGAGATCGTGCAGTTCAACTACGTGAACCTGGGCATCGCGGCAGCCACGCCGCGGGGCCTGACGGTTCCGAACATCAAGGATGCGGACAAGATGACGCTGCTGGAGCTTTCCACGGCGCTGTCCGAGCTCACGGACACGGCGCGTTCCGGCAGGACCTCTCCGGCAGATCTGGCGGGCGGGACCATCTCGATCACGAACATCGGTGTCTTCGGGATCGATGCCGGAACCCCCATCCTGAACCCGGGCGAGGCTGCCATCGTGGCACTGGGATCGGTGCGCAAAGCTCCCTGGGTGCACAACGACGAACTCGCGGTGCGCCAGGTGATGTCGCTCAGCCTGGCTTTCGACCACCGGCTGGTGGACGGCGAACAAGGCTCGAAATTCCTGGCCGACCTGGGCGCGATTCTGTCTGACCCGGCAGCAGTCATGACCATGATCTAG
- the tsf gene encoding translation elongation factor Ts, protein MANYTAADIKALRERTGAGMMDVKKALDEANGDAEKAIEIIRIKGLKGATKREGRSTAEGLVAAKVTGGVGVMIEVNCETDFVAKADKFIQLADKVLAVAVESGAADLETLLAIDVDGKPLSEVVVEEGAVLGEKVVVRRIARIEGGTVDAYLHKTSKDLPAQVGVLFAVEGEGDAAATAAHDVAVHVAAMAPNYLSREDVPAELVESERRIAEETAKAEGKPEAALSKIVEGRVTGFYKGEVLLDQAFAKDSKKTVAQVLEEAGVKATAVARFRVGN, encoded by the coding sequence ATGGCGAACTACACTGCTGCTGACATCAAGGCCCTGCGCGAGCGCACCGGCGCCGGCATGATGGACGTCAAGAAGGCTCTTGACGAGGCCAACGGCGACGCCGAGAAGGCCATCGAGATCATCCGCATCAAGGGTCTCAAGGGCGCTACAAAGCGTGAAGGCCGCTCCACCGCGGAAGGCCTGGTTGCAGCCAAGGTCACGGGTGGCGTCGGCGTAATGATCGAGGTCAACTGCGAGACCGACTTCGTTGCGAAGGCTGACAAGTTCATCCAGCTGGCCGACAAGGTCCTGGCCGTCGCTGTCGAGTCCGGTGCTGCCGACCTCGAGACCCTGCTGGCCATCGACGTCGACGGCAAGCCCCTTTCCGAGGTTGTCGTCGAAGAAGGCGCCGTCCTCGGCGAGAAGGTTGTTGTCCGCCGCATCGCCCGCATTGAAGGCGGCACGGTTGACGCTTACCTGCACAAGACCTCCAAGGACCTCCCGGCCCAGGTCGGCGTCCTGTTCGCCGTCGAGGGCGAGGGCGACGCCGCTGCTACCGCAGCCCACGACGTCGCAGTCCACGTTGCAGCCATGGCTCCGAACTACCTGAGCCGCGAAGACGTCCCGGCTGAACTGGTCGAGTCCGAGCGTCGCATCGCCGAAGAGACCGCCAAGGCCGAAGGTAAACCGGAAGCCGCCCTTTCGAAGATCGTGGAAGGCCGCGTGACGGGCTTCTACAAGGGTGAGGTTCTCTTGGACCAGGCATTCGCCAAGGACTCCAAGAAGACAGTTGCACAGGTCCTGGAAGAGGCTGGCGTCAAGGCAACTGCAGTTGCCCGCTTCCGCGTCGGAAACTAG
- a CDS encoding DivIVA domain-containing protein codes for MAVDIRRQIPAAFERVEHSKYGYNAKQVDQFFQLARLSFENKAETSEKIGSNDVRSVSFDPVKGGYDAAAVDAALDRLEDAFARRERDELIAAEGEEAWLLKIGKLSGVLRGRLHRPDGERFRRPEKKRARSYNIAEVDALCLSLIGYLENDKPLSVDSVRRASFSAAKGHDGYEEAQVDAFLDRVVELMAAID; via the coding sequence GTGGCAGTGGACATTCGTCGCCAGATCCCCGCAGCATTTGAGCGTGTGGAGCATAGCAAATACGGCTACAACGCAAAGCAAGTTGACCAGTTCTTCCAGCTCGCCCGGCTGTCGTTCGAAAACAAGGCCGAGACCTCGGAGAAGATCGGCAGCAACGATGTCCGTTCTGTTTCTTTCGATCCCGTCAAGGGCGGCTATGACGCTGCTGCTGTGGACGCCGCGCTGGACCGCCTCGAAGACGCTTTTGCCCGCCGTGAACGTGATGAGCTGATAGCCGCCGAAGGCGAGGAGGCCTGGCTGCTCAAAATCGGCAAACTTTCCGGGGTTTTGCGCGGCCGCTTGCACCGGCCGGACGGCGAACGCTTCCGCCGGCCGGAGAAAAAGCGAGCGCGTAGCTACAACATCGCCGAGGTTGATGCCTTGTGCCTTTCCCTTATCGGTTACCTCGAAAACGACAAACCACTGAGTGTCGATAGTGTCCGCCGTGCTTCGTTCTCTGCGGCCAAGGGGCACGACGGCTACGAAGAGGCACAGGTTGACGCCTTCCTGGACCGGGTTGTCGAACTCATGGCGGCGATCGACTAA
- the pyrH gene encoding UMP kinase: protein METENTAIQPGKSRRRVLLKLSGEVIGGGKLGVDPETVRAIAKQIAAAVSEVEVAIVVGGGNFFRGAELSQSGMDRSRADYMGMLGTVMNCLALQDFLEQAGVETRVQSAITMGQVAEAYIPRRAIRHMEKGRVVIFGAGAGLPYFSTDTVAAQRALEVHADVVLMAKSGVDGVYTADPKKDPSAEKLERLSYDDALRRDIRVMDQTAMTMCKDNDLSMVVFGMEGEGNVTRAILGEKLGTLVTP from the coding sequence ATGGAAACCGAGAACACTGCAATCCAGCCCGGGAAGTCCCGACGCCGCGTGCTGCTGAAGCTGTCCGGCGAGGTCATTGGCGGCGGAAAGCTCGGTGTAGACCCGGAAACCGTCCGCGCTATCGCCAAGCAGATCGCCGCAGCCGTTTCCGAAGTCGAGGTGGCAATCGTGGTCGGCGGCGGCAACTTCTTCCGAGGAGCCGAATTGTCCCAGAGCGGCATGGACCGCTCTCGAGCCGACTACATGGGCATGCTCGGCACCGTGATGAACTGTCTGGCCCTTCAGGACTTCCTGGAGCAAGCGGGCGTCGAGACCCGCGTCCAGAGCGCCATCACCATGGGCCAGGTGGCCGAGGCCTACATTCCGCGCCGCGCCATCCGCCACATGGAGAAGGGCCGCGTCGTTATCTTTGGTGCGGGCGCAGGTCTTCCTTACTTCTCCACTGACACCGTTGCCGCCCAGCGCGCGCTCGAAGTGCACGCCGACGTCGTCCTGATGGCAAAGAGCGGTGTGGACGGCGTGTACACGGCGGATCCCAAGAAGGATCCCTCGGCCGAGAAGCTCGAAAGGCTCAGCTACGACGACGCATTGCGCCGTGACATCCGCGTCATGGACCAGACCGCCATGACCATGTGCAAGGACAACGATTTGTCCATGGTGGTCTTCGGTATGGAAGGCGAGGGGAACGTCACCCGCGCCATCCTCGGCGAAAAACTGGGCACCCTGGTCACTCCCTAG
- a CDS encoding Lrp/AsnC family transcriptional regulator, whose product MQALDGTDTRLLSAMAKDPRGTVVALAQKLGLSRNTVQARMAQLEKKHAFLSFERRINPAALGYPLMAFISVHVQQQKLGQLAADLAEIPEILEGYGLTGSADLLLRVVALDAEDLFRVNGKILACDGVERTDTAMSMGELIPFRVQPLLNRSTKKAMA is encoded by the coding sequence ATGCAAGCTTTGGATGGCACTGACACTCGCCTGCTTTCGGCCATGGCGAAGGACCCCCGCGGCACCGTGGTGGCCTTGGCACAGAAGCTGGGACTATCGCGAAATACGGTTCAGGCCCGGATGGCCCAGCTGGAGAAGAAACATGCGTTCCTCTCCTTCGAACGGCGCATCAATCCGGCCGCCCTCGGCTACCCGCTCATGGCGTTCATCTCCGTGCATGTGCAACAGCAAAAGCTCGGGCAGTTGGCCGCAGACCTCGCTGAAATCCCGGAAATCCTGGAGGGCTACGGGCTGACCGGATCGGCTGACCTCCTGCTGCGCGTGGTAGCGCTCGACGCCGAGGATCTGTTCCGTGTCAACGGCAAGATCCTTGCGTGCGATGGAGTGGAACGAACCGACACCGCCATGTCGATGGGCGAATTGATTCCCTTCCGGGTGCAACCGCTGTTGAACCGAAGTACCAAGAAGGCAATGGCTTGA
- the frr gene encoding ribosome recycling factor, with protein sequence MIEETLLEAGEKMDKAVEVAKEDFATIRTGRANPGLYSKVIVEYYGTPTPLQQLASFAIPDARTILITPYDKTALRDIERALSDSEVGANPSNDGNVIRITIPELTQERRKEYVKIVKGKGEDAKVTIRSIRRKAKDSLDKLVKDGEAGEDEGARGEKELDALTKAHVDGIDELLKRKEAELLEV encoded by the coding sequence GTGATCGAAGAAACCTTGCTCGAAGCCGGGGAAAAGATGGACAAGGCGGTTGAGGTGGCCAAAGAGGATTTCGCGACCATCCGTACTGGTCGCGCCAACCCCGGGCTCTACAGCAAGGTGATCGTGGAATATTACGGCACCCCCACACCGCTGCAGCAGCTGGCCTCGTTCGCAATTCCGGACGCCAGGACCATTCTCATCACCCCTTACGACAAGACCGCACTGCGCGATATTGAAAGGGCCTTGAGCGATTCCGAGGTGGGTGCGAACCCATCCAACGACGGCAACGTCATCCGGATCACCATCCCGGAGCTGACCCAGGAACGCCGCAAGGAGTACGTCAAGATCGTCAAGGGCAAGGGTGAAGACGCAAAGGTCACCATCCGCAGCATCCGACGCAAAGCCAAGGACTCCCTGGACAAGCTCGTCAAGGACGGGGAAGCCGGCGAAGACGAAGGTGCCCGTGGCGAAAAGGAACTCGACGCCCTCACCAAGGCACACGTCGACGGTATCGACGAGCTTCTCAAGCGCAAGGAAGCCGAGCTGCTCGAGGTCTGA
- a CDS encoding acyl-CoA dehydrogenase family protein, producing the protein MSKVGIDLENLPYADGDFYGFEQLLTGKEHDRLVEIRAFLSREVKPIAVDCWNRGEFPMDLIPKLAEIDLVSPVRRQGYSNVFAGLVHAEATRADASIATFMGVHDGLFTGCIESLASQEQQDAWLPDIYALKKLGAFGLTEPLGGSDVAGGTRTTARREGDNWILNGAKRWIGNATFSDWVVVFARDLADSQVKGFLVDTSVSGFKASKIENKISLRTVQNADITLENVVVPDFFKLANANSFRDTNKVLKATRLSVAWQAVGQQLAAFDVARRYAVERKQFGRPLASFQLVQQQLVQILGNTVGSMGMMVRLAQLEDAGLAKDEQSALAKAFTTARMRESVALGRGILGGNGIVTDYEMAKIFADAEAIYSYEGTHEINTLVTGRAITGISAIV; encoded by the coding sequence ATGTCCAAGGTAGGAATCGACCTCGAGAACCTCCCGTACGCCGATGGCGACTTCTATGGCTTTGAGCAGCTGCTCACGGGCAAGGAGCATGACCGGCTGGTCGAGATTCGGGCTTTCCTTTCCCGTGAGGTCAAGCCGATTGCGGTGGATTGCTGGAACCGTGGGGAGTTCCCTATGGACCTGATCCCCAAGCTGGCCGAGATCGATCTGGTCAGCCCGGTAAGGCGCCAAGGCTATTCCAATGTGTTCGCAGGCCTCGTCCATGCTGAGGCAACCCGCGCCGATGCCTCCATTGCCACGTTCATGGGCGTTCACGACGGCTTGTTCACTGGTTGCATCGAGTCATTGGCATCTCAAGAGCAACAGGACGCCTGGCTGCCGGACATTTATGCCCTCAAGAAGCTCGGCGCCTTTGGACTTACCGAGCCCTTGGGAGGCTCGGACGTCGCAGGGGGGACCCGGACCACTGCGCGCCGCGAAGGAGACAACTGGATCCTCAATGGAGCCAAGCGCTGGATCGGCAATGCCACCTTCTCTGACTGGGTAGTGGTTTTCGCTCGCGACCTCGCAGACAGCCAGGTCAAGGGCTTCCTGGTGGACACGAGCGTGTCGGGATTCAAAGCCAGCAAGATCGAGAACAAGATTTCGCTGCGGACCGTCCAAAACGCCGACATCACCCTCGAAAACGTGGTGGTCCCGGACTTCTTCAAACTGGCCAACGCCAATAGCTTCAGGGACACCAACAAGGTCCTCAAAGCCACGCGGCTCTCGGTCGCGTGGCAGGCCGTGGGGCAGCAGCTTGCGGCGTTCGACGTTGCTCGCCGCTACGCCGTTGAACGGAAGCAGTTTGGAAGGCCCCTGGCTTCGTTCCAACTGGTGCAGCAACAGTTGGTGCAGATCCTGGGCAACACAGTCGGCTCCATGGGCATGATGGTCCGCCTGGCCCAGCTTGAGGATGCCGGACTGGCCAAGGATGAGCAATCCGCGTTGGCGAAAGCCTTCACCACGGCGCGCATGCGAGAAAGTGTCGCACTGGGCCGGGGCATCCTGGGCGGCAACGGTATCGTCACTGACTATGAGATGGCCAAGATCTTCGCCGATGCCGAGGCGATCTATTCCTACGAGGGCACCCACGAAATCAACACCCTCGTCACGGGGCGGGCCATCACGGGGATTTCGGCCATCGTCTGA